In one Spirosoma rigui genomic region, the following are encoded:
- a CDS encoding APC family permease has product METKVRPVDTTSVWRKKPLAAYEADMKKSELKRVLTRWSLTSLGIGAVIGGGVFVLTGIAANEWAGPALALAFVMAGVACAFAALCYAEFASILPVEGSAYAYSYGTVGEIFAWLIGWNLILEYMMGATTVAVSWSGYFEKLLHLLNIHLPIWLMNDPVTAQEKAEKLRAAGENIPDFSFAVNLPAFVIVWCVTYVLVKGIKEAASTNNAIVILKVATVIFVIVAGAFYVDASNWTPFIPEPVMDKGGQQHYGFNGIVTAAGIVFFAYIGFDAVSTQAGEAINPKKDVPFAIIASLIICTVLYILVSLVLTGMVKYDALDLKAPVAQAFADQGLTWAVYLITLAAIAGLTSVMLVMMLGQTRIFLGMAKDGLLPKNLFASIHPTFKTPWKSTILVGAIVSTVAALTPIDKVSELCSSGTLLAFAMICGAVWLLRVREPNLERPYKTPALPVVATLGILANLYLMYNLRTDTKISFVIWCTLGIIVYFLYSRRHSHLNKNNVED; this is encoded by the coding sequence ATGGAAACGAAAGTAAGACCAGTTGATACAACCAGCGTATGGCGGAAAAAGCCCCTGGCGGCCTACGAAGCCGACATGAAAAAGAGCGAGCTGAAGCGCGTGCTGACCCGTTGGTCGCTCACCTCGCTCGGAATCGGAGCCGTAATTGGCGGGGGTGTATTCGTGCTTACCGGTATTGCCGCCAATGAATGGGCGGGCCCGGCACTGGCGCTGGCCTTTGTTATGGCCGGAGTGGCCTGCGCATTTGCGGCTTTGTGTTATGCCGAGTTTGCATCCATTCTGCCCGTTGAAGGATCGGCCTATGCCTACTCGTATGGTACGGTCGGTGAAATTTTTGCCTGGCTTATTGGCTGGAACCTGATTCTTGAATACATGATGGGGGCTACAACTGTGGCCGTGAGTTGGTCAGGTTATTTCGAAAAACTGCTCCATTTGCTTAATATTCACCTGCCCATCTGGCTGATGAACGACCCGGTTACGGCGCAGGAGAAAGCCGAGAAGTTACGGGCCGCCGGAGAAAACATTCCTGATTTTTCGTTTGCAGTTAACTTACCCGCTTTTGTGATCGTTTGGTGCGTTACGTACGTCCTGGTGAAAGGCATCAAGGAAGCCGCCAGCACCAATAACGCTATCGTTATTCTGAAAGTAGCGACGGTTATTTTCGTGATCGTGGCCGGTGCCTTCTACGTAGATGCTTCCAACTGGACACCATTCATTCCGGAGCCGGTTATGGACAAAGGGGGGCAGCAGCACTACGGTTTCAACGGAATTGTGACAGCGGCCGGTATCGTTTTCTTTGCGTATATTGGATTCGATGCGGTTTCGACCCAGGCGGGCGAAGCCATCAATCCTAAGAAAGACGTTCCCTTCGCTATCATCGCATCGCTCATCATCTGTACCGTTCTCTATATCCTGGTATCGCTGGTGCTGACGGGAATGGTGAAATATGACGCGCTGGATCTGAAAGCGCCCGTGGCGCAGGCTTTCGCCGATCAGGGACTTACCTGGGCGGTGTACCTGATTACGCTGGCCGCTATTGCCGGTCTGACTTCCGTTATGCTGGTGATGATGCTGGGTCAAACCCGTATTTTCTTGGGTATGGCCAAGGATGGCTTGCTCCCAAAGAACCTGTTTGCCTCCATTCACCCGACGTTCAAAACGCCCTGGAAGAGTACCATTCTCGTTGGCGCTATTGTATCGACGGTGGCGGCCCTGACACCCATCGACAAGGTATCGGAGCTTTGCTCATCGGGAACGCTGCTGGCTTTTGCTATGATCTGCGGAGCCGTTTGGCTACTGCGCGTTCGGGAGCCTAATCTGGAGCGTCCTTACAAAACACCCGCCCTGCCGGTTGTAGCTACGCTGGGTATTCTGGCAAACCTGTATCTGATGTATAACCTGCGGACGGATACCAAAATTTCATTTGTGATCTGGTGTACGCTCGGCATTATCGTCTATTTCCTGTACAGTCGTCGGCACAGCCACCTCAACAAGAACAACGTGGAGGACTAA
- a CDS encoding amidohydrolase family protein, whose translation MKPYLLILFFICSLTAFAQPSGVDSVTLPKQPVVIVGGNLIDVETGKVREKVSVLIENEIIKTIGKNVTIPAGATVVDAKGKWLIPGLIDSHIHLFQSGGLYTRPDGINLTKYRLYETERQWLRDAMSDLLRRYLASGITTVIDIGGPLYQLPYRDRFNKQYTSPTIIMTGPLVSTYQPPAFKVEDSPILKAGTPEEARELVRKQLAAKPDFIKIWFLIRGVSQTGEELIPVVQEAIDETHKNGLKLAIHTQELLAAKLGVKYGADFLVHSPEDGVMDEELIGLMKKNKVTFGPTMVVNRGISRFFSDTRKPTLYEFLQANPYVLGTLYDIKHLPEPELRKRYEGLLTSPAYQTRAARIDSIKRVNLRKVMDAGLNVVVGTDAGNPGTFHGTSFIDEVKAMQAAGMSTIDLLRAATINGARIFGKEGQMGSLTEGKQANLVILTQNPLVNIDAITSVETVVNRGYVTTPAQLLPNAPADLAQRQLNAYNARNVDAFLEPYAEDVEIYEFPDKLRYKGKETMRKQYGTMFEQTKSLHCELVNRIVVGSTVIDHERVTVGADKEPVEAVAIYKIANGKIKQVYFTR comes from the coding sequence ATGAAACCCTATTTACTTATCCTTTTTTTTATTTGTAGCCTGACTGCCTTCGCTCAGCCCTCCGGAGTGGACAGCGTTACGTTGCCGAAGCAGCCGGTTGTCATTGTGGGGGGGAACCTGATCGATGTCGAAACGGGTAAAGTGCGCGAGAAGGTGAGTGTGCTGATCGAGAATGAGATCATCAAAACGATCGGCAAGAACGTAACGATACCCGCCGGAGCCACCGTCGTCGATGCCAAAGGCAAGTGGCTGATACCGGGTTTGATCGATAGCCATATCCACCTGTTCCAGTCGGGGGGACTCTACACCCGCCCTGATGGGATTAACCTAACCAAGTACCGACTCTACGAAACCGAACGGCAGTGGCTGCGCGATGCCATGAGCGATCTGCTGCGCCGGTACCTGGCCAGTGGCATTACCACCGTGATCGATATTGGCGGGCCGCTCTACCAGCTTCCCTACCGTGATCGGTTCAACAAACAGTATACCAGCCCGACCATCATTATGACGGGGCCATTGGTGTCAACCTACCAGCCACCGGCTTTTAAGGTAGAGGATTCCCCCATCCTGAAAGCCGGTACGCCGGAGGAGGCCCGCGAGCTGGTTCGGAAACAACTGGCCGCCAAACCGGACTTCATCAAAATCTGGTTCCTGATTCGGGGTGTGAGCCAGACCGGTGAGGAACTGATTCCGGTAGTGCAGGAAGCCATTGATGAAACCCACAAAAACGGGTTGAAGCTGGCCATTCATACCCAGGAACTGCTGGCGGCTAAACTGGGCGTGAAATACGGTGCCGACTTTCTGGTGCATAGTCCCGAGGACGGCGTTATGGACGAAGAACTGATTGGGCTGATGAAGAAAAACAAGGTCACCTTTGGTCCAACGATGGTCGTGAACCGGGGCATTAGCCGATTTTTCTCCGATACGCGGAAACCAACGCTTTATGAGTTTCTCCAGGCGAACCCCTACGTGCTGGGAACGCTCTACGACATAAAGCACCTGCCCGAGCCGGAGCTGCGGAAACGGTATGAAGGGTTACTGACTAGTCCGGCTTACCAGACCCGGGCCGCCCGAATCGACTCAATCAAACGAGTCAACCTGAGAAAGGTAATGGACGCGGGCCTGAACGTTGTAGTGGGCACCGACGCCGGTAATCCCGGTACGTTTCATGGCACTTCGTTCATCGATGAGGTGAAAGCGATGCAGGCGGCAGGCATGTCGACCATTGATTTACTTCGGGCAGCTACCATCAACGGCGCCCGAATTTTTGGGAAAGAAGGCCAGATGGGTAGCCTGACCGAAGGTAAACAGGCGAATCTGGTCATTCTGACGCAGAATCCGCTGGTCAATATCGACGCTATTACCAGCGTTGAAACGGTTGTCAATCGCGGCTACGTAACAACGCCCGCACAACTCCTGCCCAACGCCCCCGCCGATCTGGCGCAGCGGCAGCTCAATGCTTATAACGCGCGGAATGTCGATGCCTTTCTGGAACCGTATGCCGAGGATGTAGAGATCTATGAATTTCCGGACAAGCTGCGCTACAAGGGCAAGGAAACCATGCGAAAGCAATACGGAACCATGTTTGAGCAGACCAAAAGCCTCCATTGCGAACTCGTAAACCGGATTGTGGTGGGCAGTACGGTCATCGATCACGAACGCGTCACCGTCGGGGCAGACAAAGAGCCCGTGGAGGCAGTGGCGATTTATAAGATCGCGAATGGTAAGATCAAGCAGGTGTATTTCACCCGGTAG
- a CDS encoding sulfite exporter TauE/SafE family protein, whose amino-acid sequence MNGQELIGYASAVIVGLVIGLAGGGGSILTVPIFVYLFGIPTVLATTYSLFVVGSTSLVGSVNHILKKRVDLRVTLAFALPSFVSVYLTRRFLVPALPDPLFRLDTVVLPKSDAILYFFAIVMVIAANAMIKNDSPEQGEAADGHPRYGALALDGLAVGMLTGTIGAGGGFLIVPMLVLLAGLPINRAVATSVLIIAVNSFVGFMGDIHQTDLNWNFLLPFTGLSIIGIFVGMYLARFVAPNKLKRGFGWFVLLVAGYIIVRELM is encoded by the coding sequence ATGAATGGACAGGAACTAATTGGATATGCATCGGCGGTCATCGTTGGCCTGGTCATTGGCCTGGCCGGAGGGGGCGGCTCGATTCTGACAGTACCCATTTTTGTGTACTTATTCGGCATTCCCACGGTGCTGGCTACCACCTATTCGCTGTTTGTGGTGGGGTCAACGTCGCTGGTGGGATCGGTTAACCACATCCTGAAAAAACGGGTTGACCTGCGCGTCACGCTGGCGTTTGCGTTACCGTCATTTGTGTCGGTCTACCTGACCCGACGTTTTCTGGTTCCTGCATTACCTGACCCGCTATTTCGCCTGGACACGGTTGTGCTGCCTAAAAGCGATGCCATTCTTTATTTCTTCGCCATCGTGATGGTCATTGCCGCCAACGCCATGATCAAGAACGACAGTCCCGAGCAGGGGGAAGCCGCCGATGGGCATCCGCGCTACGGGGCTTTGGCGCTCGATGGGCTGGCGGTGGGTATGCTGACCGGTACGATTGGGGCGGGTGGGGGTTTCCTCATCGTTCCCATGCTGGTCTTGCTGGCTGGTCTGCCCATTAACCGGGCCGTAGCAACCTCCGTCCTGATTATCGCCGTTAACTCCTTTGTTGGCTTCATGGGCGATATCCACCAGACCGACCTCAACTGGAATTTTCTGCTGCCCTTCACGGGTTTATCAATAATCGGCATTTTCGTTGGGATGTACCTGGCCCGATTTGTCGCGCCAAACAAGCTTAAACGAGGTTTCGGCTGGTTCGTTCTGCTGGTAGCAGGCTATATAATTGTGAGAGAACTGATGTAG
- a CDS encoding MBL fold metallo-hydrolase, with product MEIEQLYTGCLAQGAYYIESAGEAAIIDPLRETSPYVRKAQKAGATIRYVFETHFHADFVSGHVDLAQKTGATIVYGPNANTAYEAYHAKDGETFRLGKVTIKVLHTPGHTLESTTYLLIDENGRDHAIFTGDTLFIGDVGRPDLAIKGDLDEHDLAGMLYDSLQAKIMPLADDVIVYPAHGAGSACGKNMSKETTDLLGNQKRFNYALRSRSKDEFVEQVLAGLSTAPAYFAENARLNKEGYESIDTVMKRGSQALRPDAFEAAVNETGALVLDVRDAAEFANGFIPNAINIGLNGQFAPWVGALVPDLRQPIALVTPIGQEAETVLRLARVGYDQCIGFLEGGFPAWKQAGKEVDAVDSISADDFADRWAANTSAVVVDVRKATEYEAEHVKEAKNLPLDTLSDHMSEIRRDEPVYVHCAGGYRSMVAISILKARGFQNVVNVAGGLAAIRKTAVPVEVMSGVH from the coding sequence ATGGAAATTGAACAACTGTATACGGGGTGCCTGGCCCAGGGCGCGTATTATATTGAAAGCGCGGGAGAAGCGGCCATTATTGACCCCCTCCGCGAAACCTCGCCCTACGTTCGGAAGGCGCAGAAAGCAGGAGCTACAATTCGGTATGTCTTCGAGACGCACTTTCACGCCGATTTCGTGTCGGGACACGTCGACCTGGCTCAAAAGACGGGTGCTACCATCGTGTATGGGCCCAACGCCAATACGGCCTACGAAGCTTATCATGCCAAGGATGGGGAAACTTTCCGGCTCGGTAAGGTGACCATCAAAGTGCTTCACACCCCCGGCCATACGCTGGAGTCAACGACGTACCTGCTCATTGATGAGAATGGCCGCGATCACGCCATTTTCACCGGTGATACGCTGTTCATCGGCGATGTTGGCCGCCCCGATCTGGCTATTAAAGGCGACCTCGACGAGCATGACCTGGCGGGAATGTTGTACGACAGCCTGCAGGCGAAGATCATGCCCCTTGCCGATGATGTGATCGTATATCCGGCCCACGGCGCAGGGTCGGCCTGTGGCAAGAACATGAGCAAGGAAACAACGGATCTGCTCGGTAACCAGAAGCGTTTCAACTACGCGCTCCGGTCCAGATCGAAGGACGAGTTTGTGGAGCAGGTGCTGGCTGGCCTGAGCACTGCCCCGGCTTATTTTGCCGAGAATGCCCGCCTTAACAAGGAAGGCTACGAATCGATCGATACCGTTATGAAACGCGGGAGCCAGGCCCTCCGGCCCGATGCGTTCGAAGCAGCCGTAAACGAGACAGGCGCCCTGGTGCTCGACGTGCGGGATGCTGCTGAGTTTGCCAACGGGTTTATTCCCAACGCGATCAATATTGGCCTGAACGGCCAGTTTGCTCCCTGGGTAGGCGCACTGGTACCCGACCTTCGCCAGCCCATTGCCCTGGTTACGCCCATCGGGCAGGAGGCCGAAACGGTACTGCGGCTGGCGCGCGTGGGCTATGACCAGTGCATTGGTTTTCTGGAAGGCGGTTTTCCGGCCTGGAAGCAGGCCGGCAAGGAGGTAGATGCCGTCGACTCCATTTCGGCCGACGACTTCGCTGATCGGTGGGCGGCCAATACCAGCGCTGTCGTTGTCGACGTGCGAAAAGCAACGGAATATGAAGCTGAACACGTAAAGGAAGCTAAAAACCTTCCGCTTGATACGTTGAGCGATCACATGAGCGAAATTCGGCGCGATGAACCGGTATATGTGCATTGCGCGGGCGGATACCGATCCATGGTGGCTATTTCAATTCTCAAGGCCCGGGGTTTTCAGAATGTCGTTAATGTAGCGGGCGGTTTGGCCGCTATCAGGAAGACCGCCGTTCCGGTCGAGGTAATGAGCGGAGTTCATTGA
- a CDS encoding serine hydrolase, producing MKIALVCLLSFCLSISYGQARTDAYLSTLLQANPHPVFQEVIRHPAPYRLQIIYTQIDRDKHNKPSFTHYYFRVDSTEYFNPASTVKLPLALLSLEKLNRLNKPEVNKFTPVQFDSAYSGQTKEWYDKSAQNGYPSIAHLIRKAFLVSENDPYSRLYEFVGQGEINRSLHAKGYLDTRITHRFVRMNPDQNRHTNPVRFIRADGQTIYAQPAAFNEAPFDARRIDTLGRGYLVGKDSLVRQPFDFTGRNKLPLEALQQILQSTLFPMSVPEKQRFALTSDDYQFLRQYLSQLPGETNYPKYDAKQYYDTYVKFFFMDSLHHRLPEGVRVFNKVGWAYGFLTDASYVVDFNNEIEYMLTATVYVNRDGILNDDTYEYESIGNPFMYQLGQTIYRHELARKRTRVPDLRQFRIQYEKRHDDDRPVIRDVDN from the coding sequence ATGAAAATAGCCCTCGTTTGTCTGCTATCCTTCTGTTTGTCGATCAGCTACGGTCAGGCGCGGACGGATGCGTATTTGAGTACGCTGTTACAGGCGAATCCACACCCGGTATTTCAGGAGGTTATTCGGCATCCGGCGCCCTACCGGCTCCAGATCATCTATACCCAGATCGATCGGGATAAGCACAATAAGCCGTCGTTTACACACTACTATTTCCGGGTCGACAGCACTGAGTATTTCAACCCTGCGTCGACAGTGAAGCTGCCGCTGGCACTGCTTTCGCTGGAAAAGCTAAACCGTCTGAATAAGCCGGAGGTCAACAAGTTCACGCCCGTGCAGTTCGACAGCGCCTACAGTGGGCAAACGAAAGAATGGTATGACAAGAGTGCGCAGAATGGGTATCCATCCATCGCGCATCTGATCCGGAAAGCGTTTCTCGTTAGCGAGAATGATCCGTATAGCCGCCTGTATGAATTTGTCGGGCAGGGTGAGATCAACCGGTCGCTGCACGCGAAAGGTTACCTCGATACGCGCATCACGCACCGCTTTGTCCGGATGAATCCCGATCAGAACCGTCATACGAACCCGGTTCGTTTTATCCGGGCGGACGGTCAGACGATCTACGCACAACCGGCGGCATTCAACGAAGCGCCGTTCGATGCCCGGCGTATAGATACGTTGGGGCGCGGCTACTTGGTAGGCAAGGACAGCCTGGTTCGCCAGCCATTCGATTTTACGGGCCGTAATAAACTCCCGCTCGAAGCGCTTCAGCAAATACTGCAATCAACGCTGTTTCCAATGTCAGTGCCCGAAAAACAGCGTTTTGCGCTCACCTCTGACGACTACCAGTTTCTGCGGCAGTACCTGTCGCAGCTGCCCGGCGAAACCAACTACCCCAAGTATGATGCGAAACAGTACTATGATACGTATGTAAAGTTCTTTTTCATGGACAGCCTGCACCATCGCCTGCCCGAAGGTGTTCGGGTGTTTAATAAAGTAGGCTGGGCCTATGGTTTCCTGACCGATGCGTCCTACGTCGTCGACTTCAATAACGAGATCGAATACATGCTGACGGCAACGGTCTATGTTAACCGTGACGGTATCCTGAACGACGATACATACGAGTATGAAAGCATAGGTAACCCATTCATGTACCAACTGGGCCAGACGATCTATCGGCATGAACTGGCGCGAAAGCGAACCCGGGTGCCGGATCTCCGTCAATTTCGTATTCAGTACGAGAAGCGGCATGACGACGATCGGCCGGTCATCAGGGATGTGGATAACTGA
- the secDF gene encoding protein translocase subunit SecDF, translating into MQNKTGILILTGVITAICLYFLSFTFVSRSIKADAEAYATTKTGEVDRNKKQRYLDSLWKEPVYLGSTLQEVSERELGLGLDLQGGMHVVLEVSPADVLRSLSGNNRDPKFAQALKQASEDQKTSNTSYVDLFVSNFKELAPDTKLATIFATSANRGKINYQSSDTEVRKMLSDEVNGAIARAFQIIQARVDKFGVANPNIQRLPGSGRIQIELPGVDNPERVRRLLTGAAKLEFTEVYRLNELAPALEGMGAYLVAQEAARKAALGAAGKTTSPAAGTAAKGTSLESQLAQGGAKGDSTAGKDTAAASAQGTALTQLFLPVGQDQLGVYLKDTARADAVLNAPEVRGLFPADAFFAWDRKTFKATDGKEILPLYFLKKPAGRAPLEGDVITDAANDYDDRGRPEVTMNMNAEGARKWKNLTAANVGRPVAILLDNLVYTAPNVQNEIPNGRSSISGNFTVEETKDMSNVLKAGKLPAPTNIVEESIVGATLGSEAVQAGVLSSVIGILLVLAFVVFYYNRAGLIADIALIVNLFFLLGVMASLGAVLTMPGIAGIVLSIGMAVDANVLIFERIKEELAEGKNFKLAVSDGFKNALSSIIDSNVTTFLTGIVLFIFGTGLILGFATTLIIGIITSLFAAIFITRLILEYYIRNGKTLTFSSTWAKNLFADSNFDFVSRRKLYYTVSSVIIGLGIISAVFRGFGLGVDFKGGRSYVVRFEKAVSTDDVRNSLETVLGASPEVKTYGGTGIGSNQVKITTPYLVDDNSQGADKKAEATIYKGLSTIQGNKARIESSQKVGPTIAYDILTSALWSILLAVAVVFIYILIRFKRLAFGYGAVVAMFHDVLIILAIFTIFNGLLPFSLDVDQAFVGALLTIMGYSMNDTVVVFDRVREYLAENKGKKESIPTIINNALNSTLSRTAVTGFSTILVLLVLFIFGGETIRGFSFAMLIGVVVGTYSSLFVATPIVVDALSRDEDKEEAIKPTVSEKKVGYDAVPTEFTSAPTATPEEFTAKKEKKDKKPLIRPSQS; encoded by the coding sequence ATGCAAAACAAAACCGGAATACTAATTCTGACAGGTGTCATTACGGCTATATGCCTGTATTTCCTGTCGTTTACGTTCGTCTCGCGGAGCATCAAAGCCGACGCCGAGGCCTACGCCACTACCAAAACGGGCGAGGTAGATCGTAACAAAAAACAACGGTACCTCGACTCGCTCTGGAAAGAGCCCGTTTACCTGGGTAGTACGCTCCAGGAAGTAAGTGAGCGGGAACTGGGCCTTGGCCTTGACCTGCAGGGCGGTATGCACGTAGTGCTCGAGGTATCGCCGGCCGATGTGCTGCGCAGCCTGTCGGGCAACAACCGCGATCCTAAGTTTGCGCAAGCCCTGAAACAGGCCAGCGAAGACCAGAAGACGAGCAACACCAGCTACGTTGATCTGTTCGTAAGCAACTTTAAAGAACTGGCACCCGATACCAAACTGGCAACAATTTTTGCGACCAGCGCCAACCGGGGCAAAATCAACTACCAGTCGTCGGATACGGAAGTGCGTAAAATGCTGAGTGATGAAGTGAACGGGGCTATCGCCCGGGCGTTCCAGATCATTCAGGCCCGGGTCGACAAATTTGGTGTTGCCAACCCCAACATCCAGCGCCTGCCGGGTTCAGGACGTATTCAGATCGAGTTACCGGGTGTTGATAACCCGGAGCGGGTTCGTCGTCTGCTGACCGGCGCGGCCAAGCTTGAGTTTACGGAAGTGTACCGCCTGAACGAACTGGCACCAGCCCTTGAGGGTATGGGTGCGTATCTGGTAGCGCAGGAAGCCGCCCGTAAGGCCGCTCTCGGCGCGGCTGGTAAAACAACGTCGCCAGCTGCCGGCACGGCCGCCAAAGGAACGAGCCTGGAGTCTCAGTTGGCGCAGGGTGGTGCCAAGGGTGATTCGACGGCTGGTAAAGATACCGCAGCTGCATCGGCTCAGGGAACGGCCCTGACCCAGTTGTTCCTCCCTGTCGGACAGGATCAGTTGGGTGTTTATCTGAAAGACACCGCCCGTGCAGATGCCGTTCTGAACGCACCTGAGGTACGGGGTCTGTTCCCCGCCGATGCGTTCTTCGCCTGGGATCGCAAGACATTCAAAGCAACTGACGGCAAAGAAATTCTGCCCCTGTACTTCCTGAAGAAGCCCGCTGGCCGTGCTCCGCTCGAAGGAGACGTAATCACCGATGCCGCCAACGACTACGATGATCGCGGCCGTCCGGAAGTGACAATGAACATGAACGCCGAAGGTGCCCGCAAATGGAAGAACCTGACCGCTGCCAACGTAGGCCGTCCGGTCGCCATTCTGCTCGACAACCTGGTCTATACCGCTCCCAATGTACAGAACGAGATTCCAAACGGTCGTTCGAGCATCTCGGGTAACTTCACCGTGGAAGAAACCAAAGACATGTCAAACGTGCTGAAGGCGGGTAAACTGCCGGCGCCAACAAACATTGTTGAAGAAAGCATCGTAGGTGCTACGCTGGGTTCGGAAGCAGTACAGGCAGGTGTACTTTCGTCGGTAATCGGTATTCTGCTGGTACTGGCGTTTGTGGTATTCTACTACAACCGGGCTGGTTTGATCGCCGATATTGCCCTGATCGTTAACCTGTTCTTCCTGCTGGGCGTTATGGCCTCGCTGGGTGCCGTATTGACCATGCCGGGTATTGCCGGTATCGTCCTGTCGATTGGTATGGCTGTTGATGCTAACGTACTGATATTTGAACGGATCAAGGAAGAGTTGGCCGAGGGCAAAAACTTCAAGCTGGCGGTCAGCGATGGTTTCAAGAATGCACTCTCGTCGATCATCGACTCCAACGTAACGACCTTCCTGACGGGTATCGTCCTGTTTATCTTCGGTACGGGTCTGATTCTGGGTTTTGCTACCACGCTCATCATTGGTATCATTACCTCGCTGTTCGCAGCGATCTTCATTACCCGTCTGATTCTGGAGTACTACATCCGTAATGGCAAAACGTTGACGTTCAGCTCGACCTGGGCGAAGAACTTGTTTGCCGATTCGAACTTCGACTTCGTATCGCGCCGGAAACTGTACTACACGGTGTCGTCAGTCATCATCGGGTTGGGTATCATCTCCGCTGTTTTCAGAGGATTTGGTCTGGGTGTCGATTTCAAAGGCGGTCGCTCCTACGTAGTGCGTTTCGAAAAAGCGGTCAGCACCGACGACGTACGGAACTCGCTGGAAACAGTACTGGGTGCCTCGCCCGAGGTGAAAACCTACGGCGGTACGGGTATTGGCTCGAACCAGGTGAAAATCACGACGCCTTATCTGGTCGATGATAACTCGCAGGGGGCCGATAAGAAAGCAGAAGCGACGATCTACAAAGGCCTGAGCACGATTCAGGGCAACAAAGCCCGTATTGAAAGCTCGCAGAAGGTGGGGCCAACCATTGCCTATGACATCCTGACCTCGGCGCTGTGGTCGATTCTGCTGGCCGTGGCCGTCGTATTCATCTACATCTTGATCCGGTTCAAGCGGCTGGCGTTTGGGTATGGTGCCGTTGTTGCCATGTTCCACGACGTGCTGATTATCCTGGCTATCTTCACGATTTTCAACGGGCTACTACCTTTCTCGCTCGACGTTGACCAGGCGTTTGTGGGTGCCCTGCTAACGATCATGGGGTACTCAATGAACGATACCGTCGTGGTCTTTGACCGGGTTCGGGAATACCTGGCCGAGAACAAGGGTAAGAAAGAAAGCATCCCTACGATTATCAACAATGCCCTCAACAGCACCCTGAGCCGGACGGCCGTTACAGGGTTCTCGACAATCCTGGTTCTGCTGGTTCTGTTCATCTTCGGCGGTGAAACCATTCGTGGTTTCTCGTTTGCCATGCTGATCGGAGTTGTCGTCGGTACGTACTCGTCGCTGTTCGTAGCAACGCCGATCGTGGTCGATGCGCTGAGCCGCGATGAAGACAAGGAGGAAGCGATCAAGCCAACCGTGTCGGAGAAGAAGGTAGGGTATGATGCCGTTCCAACGGAGTTTACCTCGGCACCTACCGCTACGCCGGAGGAGTTTACCGCCAAGAAAGAGAAGAAAGACAAGAAGCCGTTGATCCGGCCTTCGCAGTCGTAG
- the nadC gene encoding carboxylating nicotinate-nucleotide diphosphorylase, producing the protein MNLHEFIQLALAEDVGDGDHTSLSTIPADAQKRARLLVKEAGVLAGVEVAQAIFAEVDPSFIVEVLIPDGTAIQPGDIVLTVSGNARNILTAERLVLNCMQRMSGIATHTRELVNLLEGTRARLLDTRKTTPNFRICEKMATKIGGAVNHRFGLYDMILIKDNHVDYAGGIEAAITKAVTYLKETGRNLRIEVETRNRAEVEEVLRVGQIDVVLLDNFSPDGIRDMVRLINGRFTTEASGGIDETNLRAYAETGVDFISSGALTHQIKSLDLSLKAY; encoded by the coding sequence ATGAATCTGCACGAATTTATTCAGTTAGCCCTTGCCGAAGATGTCGGCGACGGTGATCATACATCGCTCTCCACCATTCCTGCCGACGCCCAAAAACGCGCCCGGCTGCTGGTAAAAGAAGCGGGTGTACTGGCGGGCGTTGAAGTAGCTCAGGCCATCTTTGCCGAAGTCGATCCTTCGTTTATCGTTGAGGTGTTGATTCCCGACGGTACCGCTATCCAGCCCGGCGACATTGTCCTGACCGTGAGTGGCAACGCCCGGAACATCCTCACCGCCGAGCGTCTGGTGCTGAACTGTATGCAGCGCATGAGCGGTATTGCGACCCATACCCGCGAACTGGTCAATCTCTTGGAAGGAACCCGGGCCAGACTGCTGGACACCCGTAAAACCACGCCTAATTTCCGCATCTGTGAGAAAATGGCTACCAAAATTGGTGGAGCCGTCAATCACCGCTTCGGGTTGTACGACATGATCCTGATCAAGGATAACCATGTCGACTACGCCGGTGGTATCGAGGCTGCCATAACCAAAGCAGTAACGTACCTGAAGGAAACAGGTCGGAACCTGCGCATCGAAGTGGAAACCCGTAACCGCGCCGAGGTGGAAGAAGTGCTGCGCGTGGGCCAAATCGACGTGGTGCTGCTGGATAATTTCTCTCCTGATGGTATCCGTGATATGGTGCGGCTCATCAACGGCCGGTTCACGACCGAAGCTTCGGGTGGCATCGACGAAACCAATCTGCGCGCCTATGCCGAAACAGGCGTAGACTTTATCTCGTCCGGCGCGCTGACCCATCAGATTAAAAGTCTGGACCTGAGCCTGAAAGCGTACTGA